The following are encoded in a window of Caldicellulosiruptor danielii genomic DNA:
- a CDS encoding UvrD-helicase domain-containing protein has product MSNIIIYTASAGCGKTESIANLYIDLINSQKALPSEIVCITYTEKAARELKNRIISKAKQRGLDLITISKIQNSHIKTIHSFCMYLLRFYWAWAKVDTNFKIVPEQNRLILKFVDHYLSVYPATLGKLSHERFFIEEYFHFVESIAQEYFSSAKYVEKACHLEDEVFHIFDYLSDRLNNQFLKELTYDLVLQRTFELLSVPEVNRDVKTRFKFLIVDEFQDSNFLQKSIFENIAENIYYVGDKKQSIYRFQGAEPEVFDEAIENCSQVLELCENFRTNSELGKKIDKIATILFPNYKPLSYKYQADGFLKFVEIVNKAREEIIQNEAIYVAKKIKNMVECGFEISIGGKPKRKVKYSDFAVLSRKIQNIAHIYKKVFEDYDVPLDINFKRGLLEQKEIVPLLGFLDILQYPDKKSGYLRFLANDIFKVDRFTLLFCETSTVEYYIPEDVLKFIAKQRENLFVKKISEILYEFEDMFEYSYKVYKFFGKGAYENVRLFYDLAEESKSFSIEELCSFVNYQGEKVSSFSSFDDSAVLISIHSAKGLSFPIVFLVGLCESTSYFYGRSLKLRGSYDTSTREYRIVPFWMEKEYTRIKNISKQQEKEELKRLFYVAITRPMAGLFLINSSLREAIKKRGGAKSFGEEVGLNYILAKAEEIGIEKEVVEIKDTEEDLSNDFTCKQKNTISSTLPLMILPDEFENRFKFLSPSHIMDFKRCPAMFSLKYIMGLPVFDELNSKEEIQQNAKVLGTTVHRVLELTSLRNIQSLDSNIALAVLENDFENEKVVRELVLNFFGSNFVKEIKDKVIKEESELPFYFKLGNQIIYGIIDKVYHLEDKIFLIDFKTNLHFDDAKFRSYIPQLFIYTMAMKERFSSKRIFSSIFWLREGKKFDYEQNDEHLEDVIDVIKKIRNIKTRKDILELIEESLDRNCNGCEYEFYCKDEQNIKLIRKKLE; this is encoded by the coding sequence ATGAGCAATATAATCATATATACTGCTTCTGCTGGCTGTGGCAAGACAGAAAGTATAGCAAACCTTTATATAGACCTCATAAATTCCCAAAAAGCTTTGCCAAGTGAAATTGTCTGCATAACGTATACAGAAAAGGCAGCAAGAGAGCTCAAAAACAGAATAATCTCAAAAGCAAAGCAAAGAGGGCTTGATTTGATCACAATTTCAAAGATTCAAAACTCTCATATTAAGACCATACACTCATTTTGTATGTATCTTTTAAGATTTTACTGGGCGTGGGCAAAAGTTGACACAAACTTTAAAATTGTCCCTGAACAGAATAGGCTGATACTAAAGTTTGTGGACCATTATCTTTCGGTTTATCCTGCAACTTTGGGGAAACTGTCACATGAGAGGTTTTTCATTGAAGAGTATTTTCACTTTGTAGAAAGTATTGCACAGGAGTATTTTAGTTCAGCAAAGTATGTTGAAAAAGCTTGCCACCTTGAAGATGAAGTGTTTCATATTTTTGACTACTTATCAGACAGGTTAAATAATCAGTTTTTAAAAGAACTCACATACGATTTGGTTTTGCAGAGAACTTTTGAGCTTTTAAGCGTTCCAGAGGTAAATAGAGATGTAAAAACCAGATTTAAATTCTTGATTGTTGACGAGTTTCAAGACTCAAACTTTTTACAAAAATCAATCTTCGAGAATATAGCTGAAAACATTTATTATGTAGGAGATAAAAAACAGTCCATTTACCGTTTTCAGGGTGCAGAGCCAGAGGTTTTTGATGAAGCTATAGAAAACTGTAGCCAGGTTTTAGAGCTTTGTGAAAACTTTAGAACAAATTCAGAACTTGGCAAAAAGATAGACAAAATTGCCACAATACTTTTTCCAAACTACAAACCACTTTCATATAAGTATCAAGCTGATGGATTTTTAAAGTTTGTGGAGATTGTAAATAAAGCAAGAGAAGAGATTATTCAAAATGAAGCTATTTATGTTGCAAAAAAGATAAAAAATATGGTTGAATGTGGCTTTGAGATAAGTATAGGCGGCAAGCCAAAAAGAAAGGTAAAATATTCTGACTTTGCAGTTCTTTCGCGAAAAATTCAAAATATTGCTCATATTTACAAAAAAGTGTTTGAGGATTATGATGTTCCACTTGATATTAACTTCAAAAGAGGACTTTTAGAGCAAAAAGAGATAGTGCCGCTTTTGGGCTTTCTTGATATTTTGCAATATCCAGACAAAAAATCTGGGTATTTGAGATTTCTTGCAAATGATATATTTAAAGTGGACAGATTCACGCTTCTCTTTTGCGAGACGAGCACAGTAGAATATTATATTCCAGAAGATGTTTTAAAATTTATTGCAAAACAGCGTGAAAACCTGTTTGTAAAAAAGATTTCAGAGATTTTGTATGAGTTTGAAGATATGTTCGAATATAGCTACAAGGTTTACAAGTTTTTTGGCAAGGGTGCATACGAAAATGTCAGACTTTTTTACGACTTGGCAGAAGAGAGCAAAAGCTTTTCGATAGAAGAACTTTGCAGTTTTGTAAATTATCAAGGCGAAAAGGTTTCGAGCTTTTCTTCTTTTGATGACAGTGCAGTGCTTATAAGCATACATTCAGCAAAAGGGCTCAGCTTTCCAATAGTGTTTTTGGTCGGACTTTGTGAGAGCACAAGTTATTTTTATGGCAGAAGTCTAAAACTGAGAGGCTCTTATGATACAAGCACAAGAGAGTATAGAATTGTTCCTTTTTGGATGGAAAAAGAATACACAAGAATAAAGAATATATCAAAACAGCAAGAAAAAGAAGAGCTTAAAAGGCTTTTTTATGTTGCCATAACAAGACCGATGGCAGGGCTTTTCTTGATAAACTCAAGCTTAAGAGAAGCTATAAAGAAAAGAGGAGGAGCAAAGTCGTTTGGTGAAGAGGTGGGTTTGAATTACATTCTCGCAAAGGCAGAGGAGATTGGAATTGAAAAAGAAGTTGTGGAGATAAAAGACACTGAAGAAGATCTATCTAATGATTTTACTTGTAAACAGAAAAATACAATTAGCAGTACATTACCTCTAATGATTCTGCCTGACGAGTTTGAAAATAGGTTTAAGTTTTTGTCACCCTCACACATAATGGATTTTAAAAGATGCCCTGCCATGTTTTCGTTAAAGTATATCATGGGTCTTCCAGTTTTTGATGAACTGAACTCAAAAGAGGAGATACAACAGAACGCAAAAGTGCTTGGCACAACTGTTCACAGAGTTTTAGAGCTCACAAGCTTGAGAAATATTCAAAGCTTAGATAGCAACATTGCCTTGGCTGTGCTTGAAAATGACTTTGAAAATGAAAAGGTTGTAAGAGAGCTTGTCTTGAACTTTTTTGGAAGCAACTTTGTAAAAGAAATCAAAGATAAGGTAATAAAAGAAGAAAGTGAACTTCCGTTTTATTTTAAACTTGGCAATCAAATTATATACGGCATAATTGACAAGGTGTATCATCTGGAAGATAAGATTTTTCTTATAGACTTTAAAACAAACCTTCATTTTGATGATGCAAAGTTTAGAAGCTACATTCCCCAGCTTTTCATTTACACAATGGCAATGAAAGAAAGATTTTCTTCCAAAAGGATTTTTTCTTCCATATTCTGGTTAAGAGAAGGGAAAAAGTTTGACTATGAGCAAAATGATGAACACCTCGAAGATGTAATTGATGTGATAAAGAAAATAAGAAATATTAAAACCAGAAAAGATATACTTGAGCTTATTGAAGAGTCTTTAGATAGAAATTGCAATGGCTGTGAATATGAATTTTACTGCAAGGATGAGCAAAATATTAAATTGATAAGGAAAAAGCTTGAATAG
- a CDS encoding anaerobic ribonucleoside-triphosphate reductase activating protein encodes MLVDFMKISTVDYPKKIAATCFFGGCNFSCPFCYNSQLVNFKGSFMDDSIFFEYLDKRKGIVDAVCITGGEPTLNEDYLTEFIKKIKNRLLLVKLDTNGSRPEVLQRLLDAGLLDYVAMDVKAPLEKYPQITGFSDVDKIKKSIEILKNSNIDYEFRTTVNKNLHTVEDILNIARFLKDSRLYVIKPYKYTPEVLDEKVSGNKDLEIEYLQEIYNRAKQEGIDNIKIGGEV; translated from the coding sequence ATGCTTGTTGATTTTATGAAAATATCAACCGTTGACTATCCAAAAAAGATTGCAGCTACTTGTTTTTTTGGTGGCTGCAATTTTTCGTGTCCGTTTTGCTACAACTCACAGCTTGTGAATTTCAAAGGAAGCTTTATGGATGATAGCATCTTTTTTGAATATTTGGACAAAAGAAAAGGCATAGTTGATGCTGTTTGCATTACAGGCGGAGAGCCAACTTTGAATGAGGACTATTTAACTGAGTTTATAAAGAAAATAAAAAATCGGCTACTGCTTGTCAAGCTTGACACAAACGGCTCAAGACCAGAAGTTCTGCAAAGGCTTTTAGATGCTGGTCTTCTTGACTATGTCGCAATGGATGTAAAAGCCCCACTTGAAAAGTATCCCCAGATCACAGGTTTTTCTGACGTTGACAAAATCAAAAAATCGATAGAGATATTGAAAAATTCAAATATTGATTATGAATTTAGAACAACAGTTAACAAAAACCTTCATACAGTTGAGGATATATTAAATATTGCAAGGTTTTTAAAAGATAGCAGACTTTATGTCATAAAACCTTATAAATACACACCTGAAGTTTTAGATGAAAAAGTAAGCGGAAATAAGGATTTGGAGATAGAGTACTTGCAGGAGATTTATAATCGGGCAAAACAGGAAGGTATTGACAACATCAAAATTGGTGGCGAAGTCTAA